The proteins below come from a single Pandoraea apista genomic window:
- a CDS encoding TonB-dependent receptor: protein MHFRTRFSDVSPIGRLDAGIAQQARLVGVVRSSVYYRAHPVSRADQLLTRRIDELHMAFPFASARMLARQLRRDGHEVARRRVCTLMKGIDASRFVQGAVHVTDRRIVVGGLRLLMYSQLAGKGHPFQLNTNRSDSKWLPRAGVIDKATDCLSQHGSYSASLKPMSTIAPMSSGVVIDSNVEPEHAKSYEVGAKFDTRFKLLAYFVASVFATYDTKTGRHPVHYPLNVKNVFNKTYYPSSASQHFVAIGDARSATL, encoded by the coding sequence GTGCACTTCCGCACCCGTTTCTCCGATGTTTCCCCGATCGGTCGGCTCGACGCAGGTATTGCGCAGCAGGCCCGTCTCGTCGGAGTGGTCAGATCAAGCGTGTATTACCGGGCACATCCGGTGAGCCGAGCGGATCAGTTGCTGACGCGACGGATCGACGAATTGCATATGGCGTTTCCGTTTGCCAGCGCGCGGATGCTGGCGCGCCAGTTACGCCGAGACGGCCATGAAGTCGCCCGGCGGCGCGTGTGCACCCTGATGAAGGGCATCGATGCGTCGCGCTTCGTCCAGGGCGCCGTCCACGTGACCGATCGCAGGATCGTCGTGGGTGGGCTGCGTTTGCTGATGTACAGCCAATTGGCGGGAAAGGGGCACCCGTTCCAGCTCAATACGAACCGTAGCGACTCGAAGTGGCTGCCGCGCGCGGGCGTCATCGATAAGGCGACGGATTGTCTGTCGCAGCACGGCAGCTATTCGGCGTCGCTCAAGCCGATGTCGACCATCGCGCCGATGTCGTCCGGCGTCGTGATCGACTCGAATGTCGAGCCGGAGCACGCCAAGTCGTACGAAGTCGGGGCGAAGTTCGACACGCGCTTCAAGCTGCTGGCGTATTTCGTTGCGAGTGTGTTTGCCACGTACGACACGAAGACCGGCCGTCACCCGGTGCACTATCCGTTGAACGTCAAGAACGTGTTCAACAAGACGTATTACCCGTCGAGCGCGAGTCAGCATTTCGTCGCTATTGGCGATGCGCGTTCGGCTACGCTCTGA
- a CDS encoding phospholipase D family protein yields MLSRVSRALSRYLSWRPIALLPLALIVAACSSVRPLPEPSPWTVHTSAATPGALADALAPAVLAHPGQSGFELLATGADAFTTRLALVQAAQHSLDVQYYSAGEDITGRLLLQSLIDAAGRGVRVRMLVDDINRRHTDPTFAVLDQTPNIEIRVFNPFATLDTTLFERAGNLLTQFDQLNRRMHNKALIADNQLAIVGGRNLGDEYFDADPDLSFRDFDLLCAGPVVDAVSRSFDHFWTSPQSYPLRQVQSEIDKQTLDDTREALVRHWRDADGMPAGHQALHQPSLADSLRSGKRPLFWAAAELAADSPDKLDTPSEQTKSAPGTQLRQLAANAQREVLIISPYFVPLDGGVRFLSTLTQRGVKVRVLTNSLAATDVVPVHAGYARYRPALLQAGIALYEFKPIRADTGQPSSRRAAFNGSSRASLHGKVYVIDRRDVILGSFNLDPRSVRLNTELAIVVHSPEFAERMAAIFDRATLPRVSFRVELVPPGTTPPTPTPPTMPALRWVGEENGQPRTFDVEPYASFWRNSVAGAFTLLPSDDLL; encoded by the coding sequence ATGCTTTCGCGCGTCTCCCGGGCGCTCTCTCGTTACCTCTCGTGGCGCCCAATCGCGCTGCTTCCGCTCGCGCTCATCGTGGCGGCGTGCAGCTCGGTGCGACCGCTCCCGGAGCCATCCCCCTGGACAGTCCACACGTCGGCCGCCACCCCCGGCGCACTCGCCGACGCGCTGGCCCCCGCAGTCCTCGCGCATCCGGGGCAATCCGGTTTTGAATTGCTCGCGACAGGCGCGGACGCCTTCACTACCCGTCTCGCGCTCGTTCAAGCCGCGCAGCATAGCCTGGACGTGCAGTACTACAGCGCCGGAGAGGACATCACCGGGCGCCTGCTGCTCCAGTCGCTGATAGACGCGGCCGGCCGCGGTGTGCGCGTTCGCATGCTGGTCGACGACATCAATCGCCGCCACACCGACCCCACCTTCGCGGTACTCGACCAGACGCCCAACATCGAGATCCGTGTCTTCAATCCGTTCGCCACGTTAGACACCACGCTTTTCGAGCGCGCCGGCAATCTGCTCACCCAGTTCGACCAACTCAACCGTCGCATGCATAACAAGGCGTTGATCGCCGACAACCAGTTGGCCATCGTCGGCGGACGCAATCTGGGAGACGAATATTTCGACGCCGATCCGGATCTGTCCTTCCGCGATTTCGATCTGCTCTGTGCCGGGCCGGTCGTCGACGCCGTTTCCCGCAGCTTCGACCACTTCTGGACGAGCCCGCAATCCTATCCGCTCAGACAAGTCCAGTCGGAGATCGACAAGCAGACGCTGGACGACACACGCGAGGCACTGGTACGTCACTGGCGCGACGCCGACGGGATGCCCGCCGGGCATCAGGCGCTTCACCAGCCATCGCTCGCCGACAGCCTGCGCAGCGGCAAGCGGCCGCTCTTCTGGGCCGCCGCCGAGCTGGCCGCCGACTCGCCCGACAAGCTGGACACTCCCTCGGAGCAGACCAAAAGCGCGCCGGGGACCCAATTGCGGCAACTGGCGGCGAACGCGCAGCGCGAAGTGCTGATCATCTCGCCGTACTTCGTGCCGCTCGACGGCGGCGTCCGGTTCCTCTCGACGCTCACCCAGCGAGGCGTGAAGGTGCGCGTGCTGACGAACTCGCTCGCCGCGACCGACGTCGTCCCGGTTCACGCCGGCTACGCTCGCTACCGCCCGGCGCTGTTGCAGGCGGGCATCGCGCTGTACGAATTCAAACCGATCCGCGCCGACACCGGCCAGCCCTCGTCCAGGCGCGCCGCGTTCAATGGTTCCTCACGCGCGAGCCTGCACGGCAAGGTGTACGTGATCGACCGCCGCGACGTGATCCTCGGTTCGTTCAATCTGGACCCGCGCTCCGTGCGTCTGAACACCGAGTTGGCGATCGTGGTCCACAGCCCTGAGTTTGCCGAGCGTATGGCCGCGATCTTCGACCGGGCAACGTTACCCCGCGTGAGCTTCCGGGTCGAGTTGGTGCCGCCCGGCACAACGCCGCCAACCCCCACACCGCCGACCATGCCCGCGCTGCGTTGGGTCGGGGAGGAAAACGGCCAGCCGCGTACGTTCGACGTCGAACCCTACGCGTCTTTCTGGCGCAATTCGGTGGCGGGCGCGTTCACGTTGCTGCCGAGCGACGATCTGCTCTGA
- a CDS encoding glycosyltransferase family 25 protein: MNQIFVPKRELPPVVVISLVDSDVRRTHITAQLTGAGVPFRFFDAKRIQAYPPEYDAATRLQMYANHLTLGEVGCYDSHYRIWQDLARSNDDIWCVLEDDIELAPDFSQRLAAAMDVSVPWGLMRLKDAGSAGRWQVAELPDGGALNDHRKQPGGTQAYLIRRDAALTLLEYGKRMIHPVDDMLNRNWEHGVRMISMAPDIVLDRGDDLGTTIVGRQKAKRSISQKLRREFHMGRDSLNRYIDAWRRRLLTPARRWE, translated from the coding sequence ATGAACCAGATATTTGTTCCGAAGCGAGAGCTTCCGCCTGTAGTCGTCATTTCCCTAGTGGATAGCGATGTCCGTCGCACCCACATTACCGCGCAACTGACGGGGGCCGGCGTTCCCTTTCGCTTCTTCGATGCGAAGCGTATCCAGGCCTACCCGCCCGAGTACGACGCTGCTACGCGTCTGCAGATGTACGCCAACCATCTGACGCTCGGCGAAGTGGGGTGTTACGACAGTCATTACCGGATTTGGCAGGATCTGGCGCGCTCTAATGACGACATCTGGTGCGTCTTGGAGGACGATATCGAGCTGGCGCCGGATTTCTCCCAGCGGCTGGCCGCAGCGATGGACGTTTCGGTACCGTGGGGGCTCATGCGGCTGAAAGACGCTGGCTCCGCGGGGCGTTGGCAGGTCGCCGAATTGCCTGACGGCGGGGCACTGAATGATCATCGCAAGCAACCTGGCGGCACCCAGGCTTACCTCATTCGTCGCGATGCGGCATTGACGCTTCTGGAGTACGGCAAACGCATGATTCATCCCGTTGACGACATGCTGAATCGCAACTGGGAGCATGGCGTTCGGATGATCTCCATGGCACCGGATATTGTGCTCGACCGGGGGGATGACCTAGGTACGACTATCGTGGGCCGCCAGAAGGCTAAGCGAAGCATTTCTCAGAAGCTCAGGCGCGAATTCCATATGGGGCGCGATAGTCTGAACCGGTACATCGACGCCTGGCGCCGTCGCTTGCTGACGCCAGCACGACGCTGGGAATGA
- the tuf gene encoding elongation factor Tu: MAKEKFERTKPHVNVGTIGHVDHGKTTLTAAIATVLSSKFGGQAKKYDEIDAAPEEKARGITINTAHIEYETANRHYAHVDCPGHADYVKNMITGAAQMDGAILVCSAADGPMPQTREHILLARQVGVPYIIVFLNKCDMVDDAELLELVEMEVRELLSKYDFPGDDLPIIKGSAKLALEGDKGELGEEAIMKLAEALDTYIPTPERAIDKAFLMPVEDVFSISGRGTVVTGRVESGVIKVGEEIEIVGIVPTVKTICTGVEMFRKLLDQGQAGDNVGILLRGTKREDVQRGQVLAKPGSITPHTDFTGEVYVLSKDEGGRHTPFFNNYRPQFYFRTTDVTGSITLPEGKEMVMPGDNVSISVKLIAPIAMTEGLRFAIREGGRTVGAGVVAKIVA, from the coding sequence ATGGCAAAGGAAAAATTCGAGCGGACTAAGCCGCACGTGAACGTCGGCACCATCGGTCACGTTGACCATGGCAAGACCACCCTGACGGCTGCTATCGCAACGGTTCTGTCGTCGAAGTTCGGCGGTCAGGCCAAGAAGTACGACGAAATCGACGCAGCACCGGAAGAAAAGGCACGCGGTATTACCATCAACACCGCGCACATCGAGTACGAAACGGCTAACCGCCACTACGCACACGTTGACTGCCCGGGCCACGCCGACTACGTCAAGAACATGATTACCGGTGCTGCCCAGATGGACGGCGCTATCCTGGTTTGCTCGGCCGCCGACGGCCCGATGCCGCAAACGCGTGAGCACATCCTGTTGGCCCGTCAGGTTGGCGTGCCGTACATCATCGTGTTCCTGAACAAGTGCGACATGGTCGACGACGCCGAGCTGCTCGAGCTGGTCGAAATGGAAGTTCGCGAACTTCTGTCGAAGTATGACTTCCCGGGCGACGACCTGCCGATCATCAAGGGTTCCGCCAAGCTGGCGCTGGAAGGCGACAAGGGCGAACTCGGCGAAGAAGCCATCATGAAGCTGGCTGAAGCCCTCGACACGTACATCCCGACGCCGGAGCGCGCTATCGACAAGGCATTCCTGATGCCGGTGGAAGACGTGTTCTCGATCTCGGGTCGCGGTACCGTTGTGACCGGTCGTGTTGAGTCGGGCGTGATCAAGGTCGGCGAAGAAATCGAAATCGTCGGTATCGTGCCGACGGTCAAGACGATTTGCACGGGCGTTGAAATGTTCCGCAAGCTGCTCGACCAAGGTCAGGCTGGCGACAACGTCGGTATTCTGCTGCGCGGCACGAAGCGTGAAGATGTTCAGCGTGGTCAGGTTCTGGCCAAGCCGGGTTCGATCACGCCGCACACGGACTTCACGGGCGAAGTGTACGTTCTGTCGAAGGATGAAGGTGGTCGTCACACTCCGTTCTTCAACAACTACCGTCCGCAGTTCTACTTCCGCACGACGGACGTGACTGGCTCGATCACCCTGCCGGAAGGCAAGGAAATGGTCATGCCGGGCGACAACGTGTCGATCAGCGTCAAGCTGATTGCCCCGATCGCCATGACTGAAGGTCTGCGTTTCGCAATTCGCGAAGGTGGCCGTACTGTCGGCGCCGGCGTGGTAGCAAAGATCGTAGCTTAA
- the secE gene encoding preprotein translocase subunit SecE codes for MANSPVETVRTTGDKLLLALAGLLVIAGVVAFYALEQQALYVRVAAIVVVLAIAAGVALASQTGKGFLAFAKDAYREVGKVVWPTRKEAAQTTAIVFAFVIVMALYLWISDKTIEWAVFSLILGWK; via the coding sequence ATGGCGAATTCTCCCGTAGAAACTGTGCGTACGACTGGCGACAAGCTGCTGCTGGCACTGGCCGGGCTGCTGGTGATTGCTGGCGTCGTGGCGTTCTACGCGTTGGAGCAACAGGCACTTTATGTGCGCGTTGCTGCCATCGTCGTCGTTCTGGCCATCGCAGCAGGTGTTGCATTGGCATCGCAAACCGGCAAAGGCTTCCTGGCTTTTGCCAAGGATGCGTATCGGGAAGTGGGTAAGGTCGTTTGGCCGACCCGTAAAGAGGCCGCTCAAACGACCGCGATTGTCTTCGCGTTCGTCATCGTCATGGCGCTGTATCTGTGGATCAGCGACAAGACGATTGAATGGGCAGTGTTCTCTTTGATTCTTGGCTGGAAATGA